A window of Fusarium falciforme chromosome 1, complete sequence genomic DNA:
ACGGCAAGAGCGGAGAACCAACAGTACTGAATGGAAGGGATCTGAGGTTCGGCGGTACTGTCTCCGTGTCATCATTTTGGAGGGATGGATAATACGAGGGAGCTGTCAGTGGAGGCCCCGAAGTGCTCGCACCCATCCAGTCCCCGGTGCTATGGACACCGGTAGTGGTACGATGGCCTTTAAGCGACGCTCCCCAAAACCTTGTCCCCttgcaaagaaaaaaaaccaaAAACCCGGGGAAGAAACAAGGGGCAATGGCAGTGTGCAACCAGTAGGCATGATTCCAGGTGCCCTTGGCGAGTTTGCTCTAGTCAAATGAAGGGTCTGATGAGTTTGGAGAATGGGCACACGACCATGACGGCCTTTGTCTaacatgggcatgggcatggatAGACAGCTGGAGACAGACATGGGATGGAAGGGAAGAAGCTCCAGTTGATCCGAGGCACGGACACGGACCCTGCCCCACATGGGAAGGTGCAGGTGTGAGGTGAGGTGCGCTGTGGAAGGTGCAGGCTGGTGCAGGTGCAGGTGCCCCCAAACCTGGGAGTGTCCCATTGCTAGTGGACACAGAGTGAGAGTGAGAGGGAAAAAACCTAGCACATGCCCGCCAGGACAACACAGCAAGTAATTcatccattcattcattcactcACTCATTGCCGGCCTGCGACAGACGCTCTCACTCCATTCACTTCCAACCTCCACCTCGGCCTCTTCCACCTCCTTCACCTCCTTCccttccatcttcctcccCCCCCCTCCTCTTTTTGGCTTTCGTCTGTCTGCATCTTTGGCTTGTTCGCTTCTGCTCTCTCCTTTTCTACTGCTCCTGTCCGTAACGCGCCACCGTGCCGTACCGTCCAATAGGCCTCGGCTCATTCCCAGAGAGAGTCGGTCACCTGGCTgcactgcgctgcgctgcgctgtcTTTATTTACGTACCTTCTCCTACAGTAATAACCTGGGCTGTGACGATATCAACATCGCATCATCGACCAGGCCTTCGTCTCCTCTCCGCCTTATCCCGCCCCGGAATTTCCTAATACCGCCAGATCCACAACCGCAGCCAGCTTAGGTTCCAGCCAAGGTCTCGACTCAACTCGACTCAACTGACTGTATCCCTATTCTATTGCCCAGTTGTTGGATCTTGTCCTTTTCTGCTTGCGTCTGTCGTTTCGGTTTATCTCAACTGCCGCCGTCTTCTCTGCCAAGCCATCACCCATCATGTCTCTAGACCTGGAGCAGCACTTGACCTTTGTAAGTCCCTCACACGGTCTTTTACTGCTCAAGCTCTATTGCGCTTGAGTCCACATCGATGTCATATCTCGAGTCCGCTAACCATGCTCTGTCCAGTATGGTGCCTACCACCATAACTCGATCAACATCGCCATTCACATGGTCTGCGTTCCTCTCATCCTCACTTCGGCCTTTTGCATGGTTCGTCTTATCCCTTGGTCTCTCTCATTGCTGATCACTCATTTACCGCGAATGTCTGCTCACCGGTACTGGCAGGCCACATATACTGGCACTCTCATCCCCACACCATCCTGGCTCACCATCCCCTATCTGGAACTCAACCTTGGTACCATCGCCGCCAGCCTCTACTCCCTGCTGTATTTGCTCCTCGAGCCCTTTGCCGGATTCCTTCTGGCCGCTTTCTGCATGGGTGGTGCCGCTTTTGGCAACTACCTGCGCCAGCAGAGTCCCGAGACAACCTTCCAGGGCGCCTTGGCCCTTCACATCGTTTGCTGGATCTTTCAGTTCATCGGCCATGGCACCTTTGAGGGCCGGGCCCCTGCCCTGCTCGATAACCTCATCCAGGCCATCTTCCTTGCCCCCATGTTTGTGTGGCTCGAGATGCTCTTCATGCTTGGTTACAGGCCCGAACTGCAGGCTCGTGTGAACAAGAAGGTTCAGGTCGAGATTGAGAAGTTTaaggccaagtccaagaacgGCAAGGCCCAATAAAGGGCGATGCCTGGATCTGACTTGTAGCGTCATCCTTGAACCCCATGACTTGGCAGGTGGTCAATTACCCAAGGATGCGATGCATGTCAGTTCGAGTGCCAAGACAAACCGCGATTCGAGCCCACGAGCTTGGCCGAACCGCCATCAACATATGAAAATGCCGACTTTTGTGTGTCGCATTTTACGGATGGAAAAGTCCGCGACGGTCTTTGGGCCACTATTGGAGTGCAAGGTGGTTTTGGTGACCTCACCCGTATCATCTTCTCACACGCTTCATGTTTACTATAGCAGTTTTCATTTGCTTACACGGCTGTTAGGTTGCTTTGAGAGCCACACATTACCAATCAAATTCAGCATGCACAGTTTAGGGAAGGAATCTATCCATCTATACGATGAACGGGGCCATGTTGGCTGGCGTCTTGAATGCCGCCTGGAGTGTACGGAGTTGTGCTTGATAATCGAGTTAGCATTTAAGAAAGCACCATCTATCTATCTATTTATGCCATCATCTACTTCCCACGCCCTCTATTACAGCTGGACTTGTTCCGCAACGGCCAGTCCTCGATGGGCTTGGTCCTGCAGCTCTCGCAGGCCCTATTCACCCGCTGCAGAGGGTTGGGCAAGTCGTCGCAATAGCAAGGCGGCCATAAGCAGTCTACTAGAGGACTCAGACAGTAGTAATTTCTTCGCGGCGGTACCCTCTGACATGGTATGCGCTCACGACCCATGTGGCGACAATGATATAAGGACATCTGATAGCACATTTTGGAGCTCCTGCGTTCCGCAGTGTCCACGGCCTTGTTGTTGTGTTATGTCAGGATAAGCGGCTGGCGGTAAAGATCAGATCTACGGGATATTAAAAGTTGAATGCAAGATGAAAGAGGTCTGTAAGAGGTCGCAGGGATTTCTACTCTGGCAGGAGGCCGGCTATACCATCATATATATGGAGGTTAATGGAACACCAAAGCCTTTGTTCGTCGAGCACCCAAAAAAGCCATGGTAATGAACAGAACACCAAGTGTGCTTTGGGTTATTCTTCACCAATGGCACCAGAACAAAGAATCATGTGTAAAGCTAGCACAGCAAACTTGTTCTATTTAGGATGGCATTATCAAGAGCTACCAAAGCCCATGCCGGATGACGAGTAAAGACACAACTGTCTATTCCCAAATACTCACGGGGCAATCAAGGCGAGGCGTGCGTGTAATAAGCAACTGATAAGACATTTTGATGAAATAAACCCTGGTTGACTACCAAATTAGCTAAGAATGAAAATAACGTTTGCTGAGAATAGTGAATGAATCCTTCTCTCCCCTTTCCGTCCATCGTTTTTTCTGTCCAACTCCTCCCCTAACATCCAACCGCCTCATCAAGCATCACAGGCCGAGTCCCTAAGCAGAGACAGGGTCAACGGCAGCAACAGCCTCCTTAGTCTTTCCCGAGGCATCCTGAGCCGCATCCTTCGCATCACCGGCCTTGTCTTCCACAGCCTTCTTGATCGAGTCAGTGGCAGGGAGCTTGATAGCACCGCTCAGGACGGCCTTAAGAATTTCCTTGAGCTCATCGGTAGGGACATTGGCAGCGGCTTCGTGGTTGCTTGCCACCTCGCgcttgtccttgcccttgttgtcggtcttgcccttcttggcaccctcgagcttctgctgaatgagggccttgatgatctcaGGAGTGAGAACGATGGGGTCTCGTCGCTCAACAGATGATCCTTCGGCGATAATAGGATCCACAAGCTCCTCAGTCTTTGGCTCTTCTCGCTTTCCTGATCCCTTGCCGAGCGGCAGGAGGTTGAGGCTAAGAATTCTCCCAATGCCAGCCACCTCGCGCTCAGATAGCTCCTGTCCATCTCGCTTGCCAAGACCACCCAGCAGACCGAGAAGATCTTCGAGGGAGATGGGTAGTCCGGCAATGGCCTCCTCGCGCTTGGGGAGGGTCTTCTTACCACTCTTGCTGAGTCCGCCTagaagaccaaggaggtCTTCAAGGGAGATGGGCAGAATAGCCTCCTCGCGCTTGGAGAGGCTCTCTTCGCCACGCttgccaagtccaagaacaCTAAGAAGGTCCTTAATAGAGATAGGCAATCCAGCGACAGCCTCCTCACGCTTGCCAAGTCCACCCAGCAGACCAAGGATGTCTTCAAGAGAGATGGGAAGTCCAGCAATGGCTTCCTCGCGCTTAGAAAGCTCCTGGTTATCTCTCTTGCCAAGCCCGAGCCCCTtcagaagagcaagaaggtcCCCGAGTGGTAGCCCAGCGACAGCCTCCTCACGCTTGGAGAGTGCTTCTTCTCGCTTGCCAAGCCCTAGGAGACCGAGGAGATCTTCGAGAGAGATGGGTAGTCCCGCGATAGCCTCCTCGCGCTTGCCAAGTCCACCAAGGATGCTAAGGAGATCGTTGAGGGAAATGGGCAGCCCAGCGATAGACTCCTCGCGCTTCCGCTTGTCggattccttcttcttgtcgtctCCGTCTTCGCCAGACTTTCCGCCAGCCAGGGCACCCAGCTTTCCGGTGAGCTCCTTAGTAAGACCTCCAGCGCTGCCGGTAACATCACCAAGCTTTTCAGTAAGCTCCTTGGTAAGGCCACCAGTCGCGCCGTCCACAGTATCAGTGAGCCCCTTGGTAAGTCCTCCAACGCCCCCGGAGCCGCCAGTCAGGCCGCCGGTAAGACCGCCAAGCGCACCGAGGAGCTCGCCGAGGAGGGCTTCCTCGCGCTTCTGCTTATCGGATCCCTTCTTGTCGGCACCGCCTTCAGACTTGCCGCCCGTAAGCCCACCAGTTATTCCATCCAACTTGTCAGTAAGGTCCTTGGTAAGGCCTCCAGCGCTGCCAGCAACACCACCCAGCTTGTCAGTAAGGCCCTTAGTAAGGCCGCCAGTCACGCCGCCCACAGCGTCAGTGGCGCCCTTTGCAGCTCCTCCAATGCCTCCGGAGCCGCCAGTCACGCCGCCGAGAAGACCATCTAGGAGCCCACCAAGGAGGGCTTCCTCACGCTTGGAAGGCGCCTCGCCGTCGCGCTTTTCTTGGCCGCCGAGTGATGCAAGGAACTTGTCCAAGTCAGCCGTAGCTCGTGCAACGAGGGTGTCATCGCTAGCCCGTGGGCCGAGGCTGCCGCCCTTCAAGTCGTCGAACAAGCCGGCTTCCTCGCGTGCGGATAGTCTAGAGTAGGTAGATTCGAAAGGAGCAGCCAGAGCGCTGCTGAGGAGCAGAGTGAGGACGAACGAGATGGACTTCATTTTGCTGAAAATTGTCGAAGTAAAAAGGAAGTGGTATGATCAAGAGGCTGATGAGTTGGCTGAAGGAGAGACTGGAAACTTTGGGAGCAAATGCCAAAGCTCTTTGGGTGAAGTAGTGATGAGGGTGGTTGAAGTGGTTGTAatcgtgatggtgatgaggagcTTAGTTTTCGAGGCGAGTATGCTGCCATCTTATAGCTACAGCTTTCGAAATATCCGGCCATCAATCAATTAGTATAGACTGTTGTCTCGGTGCGTTCTCGGTGCCATGATCCACGGGTTAGCGGTGAAGATCAATGAGAGCTCTATCAATATCGACTGAAGGTGTAAAGCCTGCGACATTTTGCATGCGGGTATGGAGAGGGATTTCCCAGGGCGGCAGGGTTGGAGTGATGGACGTTGCTCGGTGCTATCTGGCTAGTCCTGGGAGAGGCTACTCTGCGAGTTTCGAGGGAGTATGACTTGCAGGGACATCAAGGACGGAATGCCGACTACGGTCATTCATGATGAAGTTCTCGGTGATAATCCTGTCTTTTGAATGCCAAGCAAAAACGGCCTGGTTTCTACGACGACTGTTAGGCACCGCTTGGTATCTTTCACTTGAACGGAATTGAGATCATCTGTGTCCCAGCACGCGTGAGCTGATAGCTTCGGAACAATTAGGTCCAGCAGCGCTTGCGCCTGGCCTTCTACCAGCTTTGTTCTTAGCGATGATGGTGTCCATATTGTGGTCGTTCTGCTGCCTTGTGGGTACGGTTTCTGAAGGAGAGAGATGCCCTTGGGGCGGCTCGTAGCTGGAACGCGGGAGACTCTGTATTGGCCGAGGAATGCGGGTGGAGTTGAATGAGCAAGTCCttcctaggtaggtagggagggagggagggagtaGTCGGAGGTGGGATCAACTATTTGCCGACATCTGGTCAACCCCTACAACAGCACCAGCGGTTGTTTCAAGGCTGAGATCACATGCAGCGCTGTGTTTTCGGCATGGGAAGGTACGACAAAACTCTCAGTAGAGAGAGCTCGTGTGAGAGATTGCCTGCATGATGAAATCACCGGGACCGGAGCCTTTCCCGATAGCTTCGGCTCTTGGGCGGCTACCCACACTAATATGGACCGGGCTTGACAATTGGCCAATGGCGTATAAGTAAATCATGTAGGGTAACCCCTGGTACAGGAGTTTGTTTTAAGATGGGTGATTGTATGGATATTGATACTGCACATCCAATTGATAGTGTGAGGTGGAAAGGTGGCATCCATGACTTCGCCTGGTATCTAGTTTTCTAGTCGCACAAGCATTCATGTTGTCGTTTATACTACGCTGCTAGTCTTATGCCGTAGTAACACAGTACTGTATTTGAGACTCAGGGCTTCACATGCATGAAGATACGTAAGGATTGCGCACGATTTATACAACACCGTTATCGTGCCCAATGAAATTCGACACACCTAATTGAGTCAATAGAGAACTCATCAAATCCGAATCGGACATTTGGACATGACTCAATTCCTTCTTGCAGGGTTTTTAACGTCGTCACAGGTCCGAGGAGCGGCGGGGCTGGGTGTTTCGTCCCCGCCGCCTCCAGTTTCGGAGACGCCTCCGGGCGGGATGCGGTCATAATTCGTTGGTTTGCTCGGAAGCCATCGCCGTGCTGCTTCGAGCTTTGACAGAGAAAAAATCTCAAGGtctatagccttaagttaAAGAAGTTTCCGCAACAAAAAAAGCCCGGGTAGCTCAATTGGTTAGAGCTTTCGACTTTTACGTAAGCAAATCTTCCTAATATGGAAGTTGCTGTACCATCGAAGGGTTGCGAGATCGAGACTCGCCTCGGGCGTCTGCTTTCCCCTTCTGTGGGCTTTTTGCTCCGCGTGACAGCTATTCTTTTTGCCCAACGGCTTGCCGATTAATCGGACATTGGATCTCCATACGTTTGCTTGCGCAAGCAGCGATCTCGCAGCGGGCCCTAGCTCGTCAAGTTTGGAGCTACCACACCGATTTAGTCCAAGCGTGATGATCGAGCAAACCCCATTGAATCGGCAGACAAAAGGTAAGATTACATGCTGCCTTCTTCAGTGCCATTGCCGTTGTGCTGCGAACAAAATTTGACCCGTGTTAGTCAGGGATCCGGCTTGTGTCCGACCATCGGCCCTCGTCAGGCCCCATCTGCTTGCTAGCTTTATCTGGGGAGCTCAGCGATGGAGAGCTGCAGGGCAAATGTAACTCCCACCTCATACCTGATTCGGCATCTGGCTGCAGGTACCGAGTACCAAACAAACATGGGAGATATTACGGTACAACAGTCAGATGGACATGAAAGAAATGGACACAAACAAACTGTGAAGCTGTCCGAGGGGAGAAGAATCTGCACCGGCTACTGTATCTAACTTATCTGTGCACTAACAAGGACCTACCGCCGCTACTAGTGACGGCCGATCACTTTCGCTTTTGGATAATTCTCTCAACCCCATCCATCCCGCCCTCGAGCGAGGAGGCCAAAGCAAGACCAAGCAAAGACCAAGGCCACCGATCCGACGCCAAAATGTTGGGGCGCCTACAGATATCTGACCACTGAGGACTCTGCGTCGAGATGCCTGCGATGCGTCACCGAGACTGGGAGTCACACACCAGAATAATTTTCAGCCCAGGGCCCCccttcttatcttatcagtACCGCCTTTTTCTTCACGACGCCGCCCTCCACAGCTGCTTTCTCATTCCCCCCGCCAGAAACCTTCACAAAAGAGTCACCGGCGCTCACCTCCTTCACGTCGCAAATTCCCAGACGACCCTAGGATCCGGGACTCAGAAGGGCAAGCTTGCCAGCGGGACGGTGCCAAACACGCATTGATCCGCCTGCAAcaccgccgccatcgccatcgccatgccTGCGAACCTGGTTACCACCCTCGCCGGTCGAGCTCCGGCTCTGCTCCGACATGGACGCCGAGTCCCGCGAGCTCTGCCCGTccgctccttctcctcggccacCCTCGCGGCGTCATGCCGTGTCTCAATGGCCACCGTGAGGCCGGCTCAGTCGAAGCGTCTGGGATCCGTCAAGGTGATGCGCGCCTACAGCTCTGCCGCCCAGGCGGCCCCGAACCCCAAGGCCTACCTTGACAGCGGAGTCATCAAGCCTACCCAGGCTGTTGATGTCAAGAAGGTCCTCGTCATTGGCAGTGGTGGTCTTGCCATTGGCCAGGCCGGCGAGTTTGACTACTCAGGTTCGTACTATCAATTGCGACTCACTCAATTGACCTGGATATTCCCGTGACTCACTTGCAAATGAGTATCCTGGCTAACCATCGAACCACTTTACAGGATCCCAGGCCctcaaggccctcaaggAGGCTGGCGTCGCCTCTGTTCTCATCAACCCCAACATCGCTACCATCCAGACCAACCACAGTCTGGCTGATGAGGTCTACTACCTCCCCGTTACTCCCGAGTACGTCACCTATGtcatcgagaaggagaagcccgaTGGCATCTTCCTGTCCTTTGGTGGACAGACCGCCCTCAACCTGGGTGTCGAGATGCAGCGACTCGGTCTCTTTGAAAAGTACGGAGTCAAGGTCCTTGGCACTAGCGTCAGGACCCTCGAGTTGTCTGAGGATCGTGACCTCTTCGCCAAGGctctggaggagattgaaATTCCTATCGCCAAGTCGATCGCTGTCGGTACCGTCGAGGAGGCTCTCGATGCTGCCGAAAAGGTCGGATACCCCATCATTGTCCGAGCTGCCTATGCCCTGGGTGGTCTCGGCTCCGGTTTCGCCAACAACGAGGAAGAGCTCCGAAACATGGCTGCTCGGTCCCTGACCCTCTCCCCTCAGATCCTTGTCGAGAAGTCGCTCAAGGGCTGGAAGGAGGTTGAATACGAGGTGGTCCGCGATGCCAACAACAACTGTATCACCGTGTGCAACATGGAGAACTTTGATCCTCTTGGTATCCACACTGGTGACTCGATTGTCGTTGCCCCCAGTCAGACCCTGAGCGATGAGGAGTACCACATGCTCCGAAGCGCTGCCATCAAGATTGTCCGACATCTTGGTGTCGTTGGCGAGTGTAACGTCCAGTACGCTCTCCAGCCCGATGGTCTTGACTACCGAGTCATTGAGGTCAACGCCCGTCTTTCGCGATCTTCTGCTCTGGCCTCCAAGGCTACCGGATACCCCTTGGCTTACACCGCCGCCAAGATTGGTCTCGGACACACCCTCCCCGAGCTGCCCAACGCAGTCACCaagaccaccaccgccaacTTTGAGCCCTCTTTGGACTACATTGTTACCAAGATTCCTCGATGGGATCTTTCCAAGTTCCAGCACGTCAAGCGCGACATTGGCAGTGCCATGAAGTCTGTTGGTGAGGTTATGGCTATTGGCCGAACCTTTGAGGAGTCTTTCCAGAAGGCTATCCGCCAGGTTGACCCCCGATTTGTCGGATTCCAGGGCGACAAGTTCGAGGATCTCGACTTCGAGCTTCAGAACCCTACTGACCGCCGATGGCTCGCCGTTGGTCAGGCCATGCTCCACGAGAACTACTCTGTCGAGAAGGTTCATGAGCTGACCAAGATTGACAAGTGGTTCCTGTACAAGCTGCAGAACATTGTTGACTGCACCCGAGAGCTCGAGGCTGCCGGTGGCCTCCAGAACCTGAAGAAGGATCAGgttctcaaggccaagaagatgggtTTCTCCGACCGACAGATTGCTACTGCCGTCAAGAGCACTGAGGACGAAGTCCGTGCCCACCGATTGTCGCTCAACATCCGCCCCTGGGTCAAGAAGATTGACACTCTCGCCGCCGAGTTCCCCGCTGACACCAACTACCTGTACACCACTTACAACGGCTCTTCTCACGATGTCACTTTCGAGGATAACGGAACCGTCATTCTCGGAAGCGGTGTCTACCGAATTGGTAGCTCGGTCGAGTTCGACTGGTGTGCTGTCAGCGCGACCCAGGCACTCCGACAGATGGGAGAAAAGACCGTAATGATCAACTACAACCCCGAGACTTACAGCACTGATTTCGACACTGCCGATAAGCTTTATTTCGAAGAGTTGAGTTATGAGAGGGTGATGGACATCTACGAGCTCGAGAACGCTTCCGGTGTGGTGGTTTCGGTGGGCGGCCAATTACCCCAGAACATCGCTCTCCGACTGCAGGAGACGGGTGGGGCTAAGGTTCTGGGTACCGACCCTAAGGACATTGATAAGGCTGAGGACCGTCAGAAATTCTCCGAGATCCTCGACAGCATTGGCGTCGACCAGCCTGCCTGGAAGGAGCTTACTTctgtcaaggctgctgaggagtTTGCCGATGAGGTTGGCTACCCCGTTCTGGTCCGTCCCAGCTACGTCCTGTCTGGTGCCGCCATGACTGTGATCCGAAGCCAGGAGGAtctcaaggacaagctcgAGGCCGCCAGCAACGTTTCCCCTGACCACCCCGTTGTCATCACCAAGTTCATCGAGGGTGCCCAGGAGATCGATGTCGACGGTGTTGCTTCCCAGGGCAAGCTTGTCGTCCACGCCGTTTCTGAGCACGTTGAGCAGGCTGGTGTTCACTCTGGTGACGCTACCCTTGTTCTCCCCCCCGCCACCCTCGACAGCACCACCATGGAGCGTGTCAAGGAGATTGCCCAGAAGGTTGCCGAGGCCTGGAAGATCACCGGTCCCTTCAACATGcagatcatcaaggccgacaacCCTGAGGGTGGTGAGCCTCTGCTGAAGGTCATTGAGTGCAACCTCCGTGCCTCTCGATCTTTCCCCTTCGTCAGCAAGGTCCTTGGCACCAACTTCATCGACGTCGCCACCAAGGCTCTTGTTGGCAAGAATGTTCCTGAGCCTACTGACCTCATGGCTGTCAAGCGTGACTACCTTGCCACCAAGGTTCCCCAGTTCTCCTGGACTCGTCTTGCTGGTGCTGATCCTTTCCTCGGCGTCGAGATGGCTTCTACCGGTGAGATTGCCTGCTTCGGCAAGGACCTTGTCGAGGCCTACTGGACCTCCCTCCAGTCCACCATGAACTTCCGCATGCCTGAGCCTGGCGAGGGTCTCCTCTTCGGTGGTAACATCTCCAAGCCCTGGCTCACCCAGGTCGTCGACTATGTCGCTCCCCTCGGCTACAAGCTGTACGCCGCCCGACCTGAGGTCAAGGAGTTCATCGAGTCCAGCTCGAAGCATAAGGTTGAGGTCGAGGTCATTGAGTTCCCCAAGGAGGACAAGCGAGCCCTCCGTGAGGTCTTCAAGAAGTACGACATCCGCGGTGCCTTTAACCTCGCCGAGGCCCGTGGCAAGACCACTCTTGATGTCGACTACGTCATGCGCCGAAACGCTGTCGACTTTGGCGTTCCTCTGTTCATGGAGCCCCAGGTACGTGCTGCTCAACCCGATAACCAAGTGTGGATAACTAGCTAACCTTGTCATTAGACCGCCATCCTGTTTGCTCAGTGCATGAGCGAGAAGCTCCCCCGACCCGAGGGCATCCCCGCCGAGGTCCGCCGATGGTCCGATTTCATCCACGGCAAGCCTCTGTAAAAACATCAACAACGATACACACCCCCCAACCCCCCAGCGAAGCGCCTGGATGTAAGGGAAGATGACTGGCGTTTTGTTTCTGGAAGTTTCATTATCGATACCATTCTCTGGATTCAGAGATTAGTCaaggataatataaaaaaagcatCTGGGGGTATGGAAAAAAGGTAGCTAGAGGTTTCTCCCACCCTTTACAATCTCTAGGTCAGGGATTAGTTAAGgatagtaaaaaaaaatggtTTAAAATTATGATAAATGACTCTTCACACTCTGTGTATGCTTTAGGAGAAGCATCTTTCTAAACTTGGGTTGCATATACCACTTGTGCTATCTAATTCTTAGGATGATTATTGACTAAATTGGCAAGGGAATATGCTCCCTCAACCCGTCCACGTCAACCCCGTACCAGGACCTGGCAGCGGCAACTTTGTATTCCTGTTAGCAAGGGACTACGCGCATTCTGCTGGGCAAGTGGGAAAGGGTGCTGA
This region includes:
- a CDS encoding Carbamoyl-phosphate synthase arginine-specific large chain, translated to MPANLVTTLAGRAPALLRHGRRVPRALPVRSFSSATLAASCRVSMATVRPAQSKRLGSVKVMRAYSSAAQAAPNPKAYLDSGVIKPTQAVDVKKVLVIGSGGLAIGQAGEFDYSGSQALKALKEAGVASVLINPNIATIQTNHSLADEVYYLPVTPEYVTYVIEKEKPDGIFLSFGGQTALNLGVEMQRLGLFEKYGVKVLGTSVRTLELSEDRDLFAKALEEIEIPIAKSIAVGTVEEALDAAEKVGYPIIVRAAYALGGLGSGFANNEEELRNMAARSLTLSPQILVEKSLKGWKEVEYEVVRDANNNCITVCNMENFDPLGIHTGDSIVVAPSQTLSDEEYHMLRSAAIKIVRHLGVVGECNVQYALQPDGLDYRVIEVNARLSRSSALASKATGYPLAYTAAKIGLGHTLPELPNAVTKTTTANFEPSLDYIVTKIPRWDLSKFQHVKRDIGSAMKSVGEVMAIGRTFEESFQKAIRQVDPRFVGFQGDKFEDLDFELQNPTDRRWLAVGQAMLHENYSVEKVHELTKIDKWFLYKLQNIVDCTRELEAAGGLQNLKKDQVLKAKKMGFSDRQIATAVKSTEDEVRAHRLSLNIRPWVKKIDTLAAEFPADTNYLYTTYNGSSHDVTFEDNGTVILGSGVYRIGSSVEFDWCAVSATQALRQMGEKTVMINYNPETYSTDFDTADKLYFEELSYERVMDIYELENASGVVVSVGGQLPQNIALRLQETGGAKVLGTDPKDIDKAEDRQKFSEILDSIGVDQPAWKELTSVKAAEEFADEVGYPVLVRPSYVLSGAAMTVIRSQEDLKDKLEAASNVSPDHPVVITKFIEGAQEIDVDGVASQGKLVVHAVSEHVEQAGVHSGDATLVLPPATLDSTTMERVKEIAQKVAEAWKITGPFNMQIIKADNPEGGEPLLKVIECNLRASRSFPFVSKVLGTNFIDVATKALVGKNVPEPTDLMAVKRDYLATKVPQFSWTRLAGADPFLGVEMASTGEIACFGKDLVEAYWTSLQSTMNFRMPEPGEGLLFGGNISKPWLTQVVDYVAPLGYKLYAARPEVKEFIESSSKHKVEVEVIEFPKEDKRALREVFKKYDIRGAFNLAEARGKTTLDVDYVMRRNAVDFGVPLFMEPQTAILFAQCMSEKLPRPEGIPAEVRRWSDFIHGKPL